The genomic window GGTCAAGGGCGACAGCCCGATCAAGACCGCCAAGGACCTGGCCGGCAAGAAGGTCTCGGTGAACACCCTGAAGAACATCGGTGACACCGTGACCCGCGAGTCGGTGCGCAAGGCCGGCGCCGACCCGGCGGCGCTGCAGTTCGTCGAGATGCCGTTCCCGAACATGCCGGCGGCGCTGGCCGACGGCCAAATCGACGCGGCCTGGGTGGTCGAACCGCAGCTCAGCACGATCAAGGCGGCCGGTGGCCGGGAGGTCGCCTCGACCTTCGTGGACGCCGCCCCGAACCTGACCGTCGCCGCGTACTTCACCTCCACGAAGCTCCTGGAGTCGAACCCGGACGTGGTCAAGCGCTTCACCGAGGCGGTCAACGAGTCGCTGACCTACGCCGACTCGCACCCGGACGAGGTCCGCGCGATCCTGGCCGACTACACCAAGATCGACGAGAAGCTCCGTGCGTCGCTGGTCCTGCCGAAGTGGCCGACCCAGATCAACGAGGCCTCCGTGCAGACCCTGTCCGACCTGGGGTCCAAGGACGGCATCTTCACCGGCGCCCCGGACCTGGAGAAGCTTCTCCCGTGACGACGGTTCGCCGTGACGGCCCGGCCCGGCCCGGCGACCCCGTACTGCTGGGGGTCGCCGGGCTGGCCGGGTTGCTTCTCGTAATGGAACTGGCGCCGCGACTCGGCCTGGTCGACGACCGGTACCTCCCGCCGGCCAGCCGGATCGTCGCCGCCCTGGTAACCGAGGCCGGCACCGCCGTGTTCTGGGCGGCGCTGTGGGAGACGCTGTTCGCGTGGGCGCTCGGGCTGACGATCGCGGTCGCCGCCGGGGTGCTCGCCGGCCTGGTGATCGGCTCGGTGCCGGTGCTGCGGGCGCTGACCGCCTCGACCATCGAGTTCCTGCGCCCGATCCCGTCGGTGGCGCTGATCCCCCTCGCGGTGCTGCTCTACGGCACCGATCTGGGCTCCACGCTGATGCTGGTCTGCTACGCCGCGTTCTGGCAGATCCTGGTGCAGGTGCTGTACGGGGTGGCGGACGTCGACCCGGTCGCGTTCGAGACCGCGCGCAGTTTCCGGTTCTCGGCGTGGGCCCGGATCCGGTACGTACTCTGGCCGACCGCTCTGCCGTACGTCTTCACCGGTGTGCGCCTGGCCGCGTCGGTGGCCCTGGTCCTGGCGATCACCGCCGAACTGGTGATCGGCTCGCCCGGCCTCGGTCAGGAGATCGCGAACGCGCAGGCGTCCCAGGCGATTCCCACCATGGACGCGCTGATCGTCGTCACCGGCGTGCTCGGCGTGCTGATCAACCTGCTGGCTCGTACCGGCGAGCGCCGCCTGCTCGCCTGGCACCAGTCAGTCCGTGGTGAGGTGACCCTTTGAACGGCGTACTCAAAGCTCTGGCCCTGCCTGTCGTCCTTTTCACCGGCTGGTGGGTGCTCAGCGCGGACAGCGAGAGCTTCTACGCTCCCCCGCTGTCCCAGATCCTGACCGCGTTCGGTGACACCTGGACCCTCGAACAGCTCAAGGCCGACGTGCTGCCCAGTCTGCTGCGCCTGTTCGCCGGTTTCCTGCTGGCCGCCCTCATCGGTGTCGCGGCCGGGGTGGCCATCGGGTCGAGCCGGCGGTTGCGTGCCGTGACCGAACCGGTTCTGGAGTTCTTCCGGGCCATCCCGCCGCCGGTCCTGGTCCCGGTGATCATGCTGTTCGCCGGGATCGGCGACGCGATGAAGGTGATCGTGATCGTCTTCGGCTGTGTCTGGCCGATCCTGCTGAACACGGTGGAGGGTGTCCGTGCCGTGGACAGCGTGGTCCTGGAGACGGCCCGCTCCTACGGCGTCACCGGCACCGCCCGGATCACCCGGGTGATCCTCCCGTCGGCGAGCCCGCAGATCGCGACCGGACTGCGCCAGGCGCTGTCCATCGCGATCATCCTGATGGTGATCAGCGAGATGTTCGCGGCCAGCAACGGCCTCGGCTTCACCATCGTGCAGTTCCAGCGCAGCTTCGCGATCCCTGAGATGTGGAGCGGGATCATCCTGCTCGGCCTGCTCGGCTTCGGGTTGTCGCTGCTTTTCCGGCTCGCCGAGCGGCGGGCGTTGCGGTGGTACGAGGGCCTGCGTGCTGCGCAGCGGTCGAGCTAAGCCGTTGTCGAGTGGTCTTCTCGACAGCGGCCCGGGCTGTAGATCTTTATCGAAGTCAGATGGAAGGCGCCGATGCTTGAAGTAAAGGGCCTGCGCAAGGTCTATCGGTCCGGCGAGCGTGAGGTGGAGGCGCTTCGCGATCTCACCT from Actinoplanes derwentensis includes these protein-coding regions:
- a CDS encoding ABC transporter substrate-binding protein, which gives rise to MRRLLAGLAAVVLAGSLAACGTDSDKSPTAEGGVDKVKVGVIPIIDVAPIYLGQKKGFFASRNLELSLEAGQGGAAIVPGVVSDQFQFGFSNMTSLMIAQTKNVPIKAIAAGVASTGEAGKDFGAVVVKGDSPIKTAKDLAGKKVSVNTLKNIGDTVTRESVRKAGADPAALQFVEMPFPNMPAALADGQIDAAWVVEPQLSTIKAAGGREVASTFVDAAPNLTVAAYFTSTKLLESNPDVVKRFTEAVNESLTYADSHPDEVRAILADYTKIDEKLRASLVLPKWPTQINEASVQTLSDLGSKDGIFTGAPDLEKLLP
- a CDS encoding ABC transporter permease, translated to MTTVRRDGPARPGDPVLLGVAGLAGLLLVMELAPRLGLVDDRYLPPASRIVAALVTEAGTAVFWAALWETLFAWALGLTIAVAAGVLAGLVIGSVPVLRALTASTIEFLRPIPSVALIPLAVLLYGTDLGSTLMLVCYAAFWQILVQVLYGVADVDPVAFETARSFRFSAWARIRYVLWPTALPYVFTGVRLAASVALVLAITAELVIGSPGLGQEIANAQASQAIPTMDALIVVTGVLGVLINLLARTGERRLLAWHQSVRGEVTL
- a CDS encoding ABC transporter permease is translated as MNGVLKALALPVVLFTGWWVLSADSESFYAPPLSQILTAFGDTWTLEQLKADVLPSLLRLFAGFLLAALIGVAAGVAIGSSRRLRAVTEPVLEFFRAIPPPVLVPVIMLFAGIGDAMKVIVIVFGCVWPILLNTVEGVRAVDSVVLETARSYGVTGTARITRVILPSASPQIATGLRQALSIAIILMVISEMFAASNGLGFTIVQFQRSFAIPEMWSGIILLGLLGFGLSLLFRLAERRALRWYEGLRAAQRSS